One window of Acipenser ruthenus chromosome 17, fAciRut3.2 maternal haplotype, whole genome shotgun sequence genomic DNA carries:
- the LOC117423329 gene encoding kinesin-like protein KIF19 produces MKETGDSKDQQLTVALRIRPLSEMEKEESASIVAHKVDNQMVVLMDPMEDPDDILRANRSREKSYLFDVAFDYTATQEDVYRATTKGLIEGLISGYNATVFAYGPTGCGKTYTMLGTDREPGIYVQTLNDLFKAIEETSDDMQYSVSMSYLEIYNEMIRDLLNPSAEFLDLREDSKGVIQVAGITEVSTINAEEIMQLLMKGNKQRTQEPTAANQTSSRSHAVLQVAVRQQSRCRDILQEVRFGRLFMIDLAGSERASQTQNRGQRLKEGAHINRSLLALGNCINALSEKGGNKYVNYRDSKLTRLLKDSLGGNSRTVMIAHISPASTAFEESRNTLAYADRAKSIRTRVKRNLLNVSYHIAQYTHIISDLRSEIQRLKKKIDEQDSRQVNEGADIRNVQAEVQAHSTKQDRREMERLRGQLIDAFRQQMEVRKSLMELENNNMEIQIDTSKHLLTIADWEQERSRRARKWRAEQRKESSSKEESEKDSDTPEEPFTGMETHEVAMARENLAALMSAKKKVRKQKVELEKRFQEIRVRARQLEEMLPQRVSSEEQREVLGLLCKVHELEIENAEMQSHALLKDNVIRQKNYMVQRFEQHRSLCDEIIQQQRQFIDDHNLLVPPQLQELYELYLRELEERNLDRVIALDKFTIRSLKDISLPKIHLPGMGRHSVQDVDSDQESVRTMGSETRSIRGKARRHTLPPIITEPESDNNRVFKTSPHARRLKHSAVMTPPPIHVNGMVNQEYAAHGNVMSFSNFSHSVSSHLNSPSSSDNFTETHLTRKERKQIMTGVKSIAVKAARRRSKVLEGDPLRLLPAADPSKEKSSMSLHSLEESEDPPGPLRGLVPGFDRLPSPGMQHAASEDNLSSSTTDGAGRTHTWTRPHPRKGGAKKAVQRDPDIEARRRKRRSRSFEVSGQALPNSKSTAPRFRPLDSTSDPRIHINGQPVPLPRPQGRGLLPLSRVRLPQQGYHPGPATAASDSSSSSFPLNRPRNLKREPPSKQRQPPLYITATGGKEPRARKH; encoded by the exons ATGAAGGAGACCGGGGACTCCAAAGACCAACAGCTCACT GTGGCCCTGCGAATCCGGCCCTTGAGTGAGATGGAGAAAGAAGAATCGGCCTCTATAGTGGCTCACAAGGTGGACAACCAG ATGGTTGTTCTCATGGACCCTATGGAGGACCCTGATGACATCTTGCGTGCAAACCGCTCCCGGGAGAAATCCTACCTCTTCGACGTGGCGTTCGATTACACAGCCACGCAG GAGGATGTTTACAGAGCAACCACCAAAGGGTTAATTGAGGGGCTCATCTCAGGGTACAACGCCACCGTCTTTGCCTATGGACCCACAg GCTGTGGGAAGACGTACACCATGCTGGGGACGGACCGGGAGCCAGGGATCTATGTGCAAACCCTCAACGACCTGTTCAAGGCCATCGAGGAGACCAGCGATGACATGCAGTACAGTGTCTCCATGTCCTACCTCGAG ATCTACAACGAGATGATCCGAGACTTGCTGAACCCTTCGGCTGAGTTCCTGGACCTGCGGGAGGATTCGAAAGGAGTCATCCAGGTGGCCGGGATCACTGAGGTTTCCACTATTAACGCCGAGGAG ATCATGCAGCTCCTGATGAAAGGGAACAAGCAGCGCACACAGGAGCCGACGGCAGCCAATCAGACGTCATCTCGCTCGCACGCGGTGCTGCAGGTGGCGGTGAGGCAGCAGAGCCGCTGTCGGGACATCCTGCAGGAGGTGCGATTCGGGAGGCTCTTCATGATCGACCTGGCCGGCTCCGAGCGGGCCTCACAG ACTCAGAACCGCGGTCAGAGGCTGAAGGAAGGCGCTCACATCAACCGCTCTCTGCTGGCGCTGGGGAACTGCATCAACGCGTTAAGTGAGAAGGGTGGCAACAAGTATGTCAACTACAGGGACAGCAAACTCACACGCCTGCTCAAG GATTCTCTGGGTGGGAACAGCCGCACAGTGATGATCGCCCACATTAGCCCCGCCTCCACCGCCTTCGAGGAATCACGGAACACGCTGGCGTACGCCGACCGCGCCAAGAGCATCCGGACACGG GTGAAGAGGAACCTGCTGAATGTGTCCTATCACATCGCCCAGTACACACACATCATCTCAGACCTGCGCAGCGAGATCCAGCGACTCAAGAAGAAGATCGATGAACAGGACAGCCGACAGGTCAACGAGGGGGCCGACATCCGCAATGTGCAAG CGGAGGTGCAGGCCCACTCCACTAAGCAGGACCGGCGAGAGATGGAGAGGCTCCGTGGGCAGCTCATCGATGCCTTCCGCCAGCAGATGGAGGTCCGGAAGAGCCTGATGGAGCTGGAGAACAACAACATGGAGATTCAGATCGACACCTCCAAGCACCTGCTCACCATCGCAGA CTGGGAGCAGGAGAGGTCGCGGCGGGCCCGGAAGTGGCGAGCGGAGCAGCGCAAGGAGAGCTCCAGCAAGGAGGAGAGCGAGAAGGATTCGGACACCCCAGAGGAGCCATTCACTGGCATGGAGACGCACGAGGTTGCCATGGCGAGGGAAAACCTGGCCGCCCTCATGTCCGCGAAGAAGAAGGTCCGCAAGCAGAAG GTGGAGCTGGAGAAGCGGTTCCAGGAGATCCGGGTGCGTGCACGGCAGCTGGAGGAGATGCTGCCGCAGCGGGTGAGCTCGGAGGAGCAGCGTGAGGTGTTGGGGCTGCTGTGCAAGGTGCACGAGCTGGAGATAGAGAACGCAGAGATGCAGTCCCATGCGCTGCTCAAGGACAACGTCATCCGGCAGAAGAACTACATGGTGCAGCGCTTTGAGCAGCACCGCAGCCTGTGCGACGAGATCATCCAGCAGCAGAGGCAGTTCATTGATG ATCACAACCTGCTGGTGCCTCCCCAGTTGCAGGAGCTGTATGAGCTGTACCTGAGGGAGCTGGAGGAGAGGAACCTGGACCGGGTCATCGCTCTGGACAAGTTCACCATCCGCTCACTCAAG GACATCTCCCTGCCCAAGATCCACCTGCCTGGGATGGGCCGGCACTCTGTTCAGGATGTGGACTCGGACCAGGAGAGCGTGCGCACCATGGGCTCGGAGACCAGGAGCATCCGTGGGAAAGCGCGCCGGCACACCTTGCCTCCCATCATCACTGAGCCGGAGAG CGACAATAACCGGGTGTTCAAGACCAGCCCCCACGCAAGACGGCTCAAGCACTCTGCGGTCATGACTCCTCCCCCCATACACGTCAACGGAATGGTGAACCAGGAG TATGCAGCCCATGGCAACGTGATGAGCTTCAGCAATTTCAGCCACAGCGTCAGCAGCCACCTGAACTCACCGAGCAGCAGTGACAACTTCACTGAAACACACCTGACTCGCAAGG AGCGGAAGCAAATCATGACGGGAGTAAAGAGCATTGCAGTGAAGGCGGCCCGCCGGCGCTCCAAGGTGCTGGAGGGAGACCCCCTGAGGCTGCTCCCCGCTGCGGACCCCTCCAAAGAGAAGAGCAGCATGTCCCTGCATTCGCTGGAGGAGAGCGAGGACCCCCCAGGCCCACTGCGAGGCTTGGTCCCTGGGTTTGACAGACTCCCCAGCCCTGGGATGCAGCACGCAGCCAGCGAAGACAACCTGTCCAGCAGTACCACAGATGGGGCGGGGCGTACACACACCTGGACACGCCCACACCCACGCAAGGGCGGAGCCAAGAAGGCAGTACAGAGGGACCCAGATATCGAGGCCAGGAGACGGAAGAGGAGATCCAGATCATTTGAGGTCTCCGGGCAAGCG CTCCCGAACTCCAAGAGCACGGCCCCCCGATTCCGTCCGCTGGACAGCACCTCGGACCCCCGCATCCACATCAACGGGCAGCCTGTCCCCCTGCCGCGGCCCCAGGGCAGAGGGCTGCTCCCACTCTCTCGGGTCAGACTGCCCCAGCAGGGCTACCACCCAG GGCCAGCCACGGCAGCCTCTGATTCCTCCTCCTCCAGCTTCCCCCTGAACCGACCCAGGAACCTGAAACGAGAGCCCCCTTCGAAACAGAGGCAGCCCCCCCTCTACATCACCGCCACGGGAGGCAAGGAGCCACGAGCTCGCAAACACTGA
- the LOC117423522 gene encoding dynein axonemal intermediate chain 2-like has translation MEIVYVYTKKRSEFGRQCNFSDRPAELHVDILPDPSQMDNYIERNPCDNPTQCAQEMSEHEVNTERFQTETRGINHVEGGWPKDVNPQEMEQTIRYRKKVEKDENYINTVLQLGSLMEHCIKQNNAIDIYQQYFEEEEVSESAEEQPSAKTINVFRDPNEIKRTATGLSWHPDGAKKLAVAYSSLEFQRATKDMSFDSYIWDIENPDKPEMTLKPVSPLVCLEYNPKDSHVLIGGCYNGQIAYWDTRKGSQPVEMSTIEHSHRDPVYKVIWLQSKTGTDYFSASTDGNVLWWDIRKMSEPTERLILDPSKKGNLDNALGAISLEFETTMPTKFMVGTEQGQVVSCNRKAKTPAEKIVCTYSGHHGPIYALQRNPFFPKNFLTVADWTARIWSEEIKESSIMWTKYHMTYLTDGCWSPVRPAVFFTTRMDGTLDVWDLLFKQNDPTLSLKVCDESLYSLRLQDNGRFLACGSQLGTTTLLEISPGLCTLQRNEKALATAMFERETKREKILEARHREMRLKERSRSEQGKEEETKDVDTEESSEDLVARAEKEFFEVVEFELKKREREEEKSQSKADKEKEISEEKEAQD, from the exons ATGGAGATCGTGTATGTGTACACAAAGAAGCGCAGCGAGTTCGGACGACAATGTAACTTCTCGGACCGGCCGGCTGAGCTGCATGTGGACATCCTCCCAGACCCCAGCCAGATGGACAACTACATCGAGAGAAACCCCTGTGACAACCCCACCCAGTGTGCCCAGGAGATGTCAGAGCATGAG GTTAACACAGAGCGCTTTCAGACTGAAACGCGAGGGATAAACCATGTGGAGGGGGGCTGGCCAAAGGATGTCAACCCACAAGAGATGGAGCAGACCATTCGTTACAGAAAGAAAGTGGAGAAGGACGAGAACTACATCAATACCGTCTTGCAGCTGGGTAGC CTGATGGAACACTGCATCAAGCAGAACAACGCCATTGATATTTACCAGCAGTACTTTGAGGAGGAGGAAGTATCGGAAAGTGCTGAGGAGCAGCCTTCAGCAAAGACCATCAACGTCTTCAG AGACCCAAATGAGATCAAGCGCACTGCCACTGGCCTGTCGTGGCACCCCGATGGTGCAAAGAAGTTGGCAGTTGCATATTCTTCTCTGGAGTTCCAGAGGGCCACCAAGGACATGAGTTTCGACTCCTACATATGGGACATTG AAAACCCAGACAAACCTGAGATGACCCTGAAACCAGTGTCCCCACTCGTCTGTCTGGAGTACAACCCCAAAGACTCCCACGTTCTGATTGGCGGCTGCTACAATGGGCAAATTG CTTATTGGGACACTCGCAAGGGGAGCCAGCCAGTGGAGATGTCCACAATCGAGCACAGCCACAGAGACCCTGTCTACAAAGTGATCTGGTTACAGTCAAAGACAGGCACAGACTATTTCTCTGCATCAACTGATGGAAAT GTTCTGTGGTGGGATATTCGGAAGATGAGCGAGCCTACGGAGAGACTGATACTTGACCCGAGCAAGAAGGGGAACCTGGACAATGCACTAGGAGCCATCTCTCTGGAGTTTGAGACCACAATG CCAACAAAGTTCATGGTGGGAACAGAGCAGGGGCAGGTGGTATCATGCAACCGAAAAGCAAAGACCCCAGCCGAAAAGATTGTATGCACTTACAGTGGCCACCATGGGCCAATCTACGCCCTGCAGAGGAACCCCTTCTTCCCCAAGAACTTCCTGACTGTGGCCGACTGGACGGCACGCATCTGGTCAGAGGAAATCAAGGAGTCCTCCATCATGTGGACCAA GTACCACATGACTTACCTGACGGACGGCTGCTGGAGTCCGGTCAGACCCGCTGTGTTCTTTACCACTAGGATGGACGGCACACTGGATGTGTGGGACCTCCTGTTCAAGCAAAATGACCCCACGCTCAGCCTGAAG GTGTGTGATGAATCCCTGTACTCCCTGCGGCTCCAGGATAATGGGAGGTTCCTTGCCTGTGGCTCCCAGCTTGGCACAACCACACTGCTGGAGATCTCTCCCGGACTGTGCACTCTGCAGAGGAACGAGAAGGCGCTGGCTACTGCG ATGTTTGAGCGGGAGACGAAGCGTGAGAAGATTTTGGAGGCACGTCACCGTGAGATGCGCCTAAAGGAGCGCAGCCGCTCAGAGCAGGGCAAGGAGGAGGAGACGAAGGACGTGGACACGGAGGAGAGCAGCGAGGACCTGGTGGCGCGAGCAGAGAAGGAGTTCTTCGAGGTCGTGGAGTTTGAGCTCAAGAAGAGAGAGCGTGAGGAGGAGAAGTCACAAAGCAAAGCTGACAAG gagAAGGAGATTTCTGAAGAGAAAGAGGCTCAG GATTAA